The region GTCTGGCTCGACGACGCCCTGCACTTCTCCACGGGCCCCGACGAGCAGAAGGCGCGCAACCTCGCCGGCAACCCGCGCGTCGCGCTGACGACAGGCGCCAACGACTGGCAGGGCGGCCTCGACGTCGTCGTCGAGGGCGATGCGGTCCGCGTCACCGACGCACAGCAACTCGAACGGCTTGCCGCAGCCTGGGCACAGAAGTGGGACGGGCGATGGCAGTACGAGGTCAGCGAGGATGGCTTCCGGCGCGCCCTCGTCTTCGCTGTCCGCCCGGCGAAAGTCCTCGCCTTCGCCAAGGGCAGCTTCGGCCACACCCGACATCGCTTCTGAGGCGCCGGGGCCCCATACGCGGACCCCAGCGGGAGCACCATCTACGCGATCCGAGGATCGCGGAGGGCCTCGCTACGGGCCTGGTAGCCCTTGGGAGCACGGGCGCCGGACCGCTGCTCGGTGGTGGCCGGTTCGGCTGCGGCGGCGATCGCCTGCAGCGCCGCCAGGTGCGCGCGCAAGGCCGCGCGTCCTGTCTTGGTGAGGGTGACCTGCCGCCGAGAACGTGCATCCG is a window of Sporichthyaceae bacterium DNA encoding:
- a CDS encoding pyridoxamine 5'-phosphate oxidase family protein, with product MTTTPRTELDTRFSEPSAEPASWQDTLEAIKQAEIFWISTVRADGRPHVTPLVAVWLDDALHFSTGPDEQKARNLAGNPRVALTTGANDWQGGLDVVVEGDAVRVTDAQQLERLAAAWAQKWDGRWQYEVSEDGFRRALVFAVRPAKVLAFAKGSFGHTRHRF